The following coding sequences lie in one Streptomyces xiamenensis genomic window:
- a CDS encoding potassium channel family protein, with protein sequence MSIDAARHYRELEPRQRRRLLLLTTLRATVTVIVLLVLFYTLPVDRPLDRLNALWFLTGFLVFAAAVAWQVYAIIRSPYPSLRAIEAFSVVVPVFLLMFAGAYYVMETDQPGSFTMPLTRTDALYFTVTVFVTVGFGDITATTAPSRILVTVQMVAGLVLVGVVARLIVSAVQINMRRMTSGTPPKEP encoded by the coding sequence ATGAGCATCGACGCCGCCCGCCACTACCGGGAACTGGAGCCTCGACAGCGCCGCCGGCTCCTCCTGCTCACCACGCTGCGCGCGACGGTCACGGTCATCGTCCTGTTGGTCCTCTTCTACACCCTGCCTGTCGATCGCCCTCTCGACCGGCTCAACGCTCTGTGGTTCCTCACCGGCTTCCTGGTCTTCGCCGCCGCCGTGGCCTGGCAGGTGTACGCGATCATCCGCTCCCCGTATCCGAGCCTGCGCGCCATCGAGGCGTTCAGCGTCGTCGTCCCGGTGTTCCTGTTGATGTTCGCCGGCGCGTACTACGTCATGGAAACCGATCAGCCGGGTTCCTTCACGATGCCGTTGACCCGTACCGACGCCTTGTACTTCACCGTCACGGTGTTCGTCACCGTCGGTTTCGGCGACATCACGGCGACGACCGCTCCCTCCCGGATCCTGGTCACCGTTCAGATGGTCGCCGGCCTCGTGCTCGTGGGAGTGGTGGCCAGGCTGATCGTAAGCGCGGTGCAGATCAACATGAGACGCATGACGTCGGGGACGCCCCCGAAGGAGCCCTGA
- a CDS encoding FAD binding domain-containing protein, which produces MRPFDYRSPTDAAEAVRTVAGDPTAVFLGGGTNLVDHLKLGVAAPGLVVGVAGLLSTEIEELGSGALRVGAGVSNSELAADSRVRERFPVLSQALLSGASGQLRNMATTGGNPLQRTRCVYFQDVTTPCNKRVPGSGCSALGGWTRNHAILGASEHCIAVHPSDMAVAMTALDARVRVLGPDGERTLPFVDLHRLPGDTPERDTVLEHGELITAIDLPGQLLARRSAYRKVRDRASYAFALVGVAAAVEVEDGVIVDARIAFGGVAHAPWRARRAEDVLRGSEASDRSYLAAADAELADARPAEGLDGGNAFKIPLLRRTLAATLRDLVREDAP; this is translated from the coding sequence GTGAGGCCGTTCGACTACCGGAGCCCCACGGATGCGGCGGAAGCCGTGCGCACTGTCGCCGGGGATCCGACCGCGGTCTTCCTCGGCGGCGGCACGAACCTGGTGGACCACCTCAAGCTGGGTGTCGCCGCGCCCGGCCTGGTCGTCGGTGTCGCCGGCCTGCTGTCCACCGAGATCGAGGAACTGGGCTCAGGGGCCTTGCGGGTCGGCGCGGGCGTCAGCAACAGCGAACTCGCCGCGGACAGCCGCGTGCGCGAGCGGTTCCCCGTGCTGTCCCAGGCACTGCTGTCGGGCGCGTCGGGACAACTGCGCAACATGGCCACCACCGGCGGCAACCCGCTGCAGCGGACCCGCTGCGTGTACTTCCAGGACGTCACCACCCCGTGCAACAAACGGGTGCCCGGATCGGGCTGCTCCGCCCTCGGCGGGTGGACCCGCAACCACGCGATCCTCGGGGCCTCCGAACACTGCATCGCGGTGCACCCCTCCGACATGGCCGTCGCGATGACGGCGCTCGACGCGCGGGTGCGGGTGCTCGGCCCGGACGGCGAGCGCACCCTTCCCTTCGTGGACCTGCACCGGCTGCCCGGTGACACGCCGGAGCGCGACACGGTGCTCGAACACGGCGAGCTGATCACCGCGATCGACCTGCCGGGGCAGCTCCTGGCCCGTCGCTCCGCCTACCGCAAGGTGCGCGATCGCGCCTCGTACGCCTTCGCCCTGGTCGGCGTCGCCGCGGCGGTCGAGGTGGAGGACGGTGTGATCGTCGACGCGCGCATCGCGTTCGGCGGCGTGGCGCACGCGCCGTGGCGCGCCCGCCGGGCCGAGGACGTGCTGCGGGGCTCCGAGGCGTCGGACCGGAGCTACCTCGCCGCCGCGGACGCCGAACTCGCCGATGCCCGCCCGGCCGAGGGGCTGGACGGCGGCAACGCGTTCAAGATCCCCCTGCTGCGCCGCACGCTCGCCGCCACCCTGCGCGACCTGGTCCGAGAGGACGCACCATGA
- a CDS encoding thioesterase II family protein, whose product MTLSLVCLPFAGSGAGFYRAWKKLEVAGVDVVPLQLPGREERFIDPPHSDVATAALELAADAMRLTKDKEHVALFGHSLGAVLAFETARALLAQGHPTLRALFVSGSPGPWTGRTHRATGLDDDAFLARVNEFAGYRHAAFDDPDMRELLLPLLRADVAMHEDYRPADDRPLDLPVTALRGADDRLVSAADSAQWAAATAGAFTAHEFPGGHMYLTESATALLEFTAGAVAEGR is encoded by the coding sequence ATGACACTCTCCCTGGTCTGCCTGCCGTTCGCCGGCAGCGGGGCCGGTTTCTACCGCGCCTGGAAGAAGCTGGAGGTGGCCGGCGTGGATGTCGTGCCCCTCCAGTTGCCGGGCCGGGAGGAACGGTTCATCGACCCGCCGCACAGCGATGTGGCCACCGCCGCGCTGGAGCTGGCCGCCGACGCCATGCGGCTCACCAAGGACAAGGAGCATGTCGCGCTGTTCGGGCACAGCCTCGGCGCGGTGCTGGCGTTCGAGACGGCGCGTGCGCTGCTCGCCCAGGGGCACCCCACGCTGCGCGCGCTGTTCGTGAGCGGTTCGCCCGGGCCGTGGACCGGCCGCACCCACCGCGCCACCGGACTGGACGACGACGCGTTCCTGGCCCGGGTCAACGAGTTCGCCGGCTACCGCCACGCCGCCTTCGACGACCCGGACATGCGGGAGCTGCTGCTCCCGCTGCTGCGCGCCGATGTCGCCATGCACGAGGACTACCGGCCCGCCGACGACCGTCCGCTGGATCTGCCCGTGACCGCGCTGCGCGGTGCGGACGACCGGTTGGTGTCGGCCGCGGACTCCGCGCAGTGGGCGGCGGCCACCGCCGGCGCGTTCACCGCCCACGAGTTCCCCGGTGGCCACATGTACCTCACCGAGTCCGCCACGGCGCTGCTGGAATTCACCGCCGGCGCCGTCGCCGAAGGGCGGTGA
- a CDS encoding GntP family permease — protein MNTAGPALLTALAVSIGLIIVLCGRFRLHPFLAIVLSTYTFGFLAMGIGAATGAEERFVDDLAGTVAQGFGSILMSIGLVILFGTIIGKVLERTGAAVTLAEGVLKVIGKRHPALAMSLMGWVVSVPVFCDSGYVVLSPLQRSIARRTGKNPVVLGTALATGLYASHTFVPPTPGPIAAAGNVGIASDGLVWVILFGIPVSLVAAVAGLAWALRRTGDLESHLPDARQTFEEYKAQFERLPSTGRALAPILGPIVLMAIGSVAAFPSGDGTLVDGALGAFLTDLGSPVNALLIGVLLALALLPPRRDAKALTTWVAEGLVDAAPILVITGAGGAFGEVIKGTPIADYIGDLIGDGSAVSGIPALLVLFGLAALLKTAQGSTTAALIITSTLAQPLLPALGLDGTIGSIPMGQVMAVLAIGAGSMVVSHVNDSYFWVVSQFAGMDVKTAYRAQTAATAVQGVTALSAIVLLGLVVL, from the coding sequence ATGAACACAGCAGGCCCCGCCCTGCTCACCGCCCTCGCCGTGAGCATCGGGTTGATCATCGTCCTGTGCGGACGGTTCCGTCTGCATCCCTTCCTCGCCATCGTTCTGTCCACCTACACCTTCGGATTCCTGGCGATGGGCATCGGCGCGGCGACCGGCGCTGAGGAGCGGTTCGTCGACGATCTCGCCGGGACGGTGGCCCAGGGGTTCGGCTCCATCCTGATGAGCATCGGCCTGGTGATCCTCTTCGGGACCATCATCGGCAAGGTCCTGGAACGGACCGGCGCGGCGGTCACTCTCGCCGAGGGGGTGCTCAAGGTCATCGGCAAACGCCATCCCGCGCTCGCCATGTCGCTCATGGGCTGGGTCGTCTCGGTCCCGGTCTTCTGCGACTCCGGCTACGTCGTGCTCTCCCCCCTGCAGCGCTCCATAGCCCGCAGGACGGGCAAGAACCCCGTCGTCCTCGGGACCGCCCTGGCCACCGGCCTGTACGCCTCGCACACCTTCGTCCCCCCGACCCCGGGCCCGATCGCCGCCGCGGGCAACGTCGGCATCGCCTCCGACGGACTGGTCTGGGTCATCCTCTTCGGCATCCCCGTCTCCCTCGTCGCCGCCGTCGCCGGGCTCGCCTGGGCGCTGCGCCGCACCGGTGATCTGGAGAGCCATCTGCCCGACGCGCGACAGACCTTCGAGGAGTACAAGGCGCAGTTCGAACGTCTTCCCTCGACGGGCCGGGCCCTGGCCCCGATCCTGGGGCCCATCGTCCTGATGGCGATCGGCTCGGTCGCCGCGTTCCCCTCCGGCGACGGCACCCTCGTCGACGGAGCCCTCGGAGCCTTCCTCACCGACCTCGGCAGCCCGGTGAACGCGCTGCTCATCGGTGTCCTGCTCGCGCTGGCCCTGCTGCCGCCACGGCGCGACGCCAAGGCACTGACCACCTGGGTCGCCGAGGGATTGGTCGACGCCGCGCCCATCCTGGTCATCACCGGTGCCGGAGGCGCCTTCGGGGAGGTCATCAAGGGCACGCCGATCGCCGACTACATAGGCGACCTCATCGGGGACGGCTCGGCGGTCAGCGGCATCCCGGCGCTGCTGGTCCTCTTCGGGCTCGCCGCCCTGCTGAAGACCGCGCAGGGCAGCACCACCGCGGCGCTGATCATCACCTCCACGCTCGCCCAACCGCTGCTCCCGGCCCTCGGGCTGGACGGCACGATCGGCTCCATACCGATGGGCCAGGTCATGGCGGTGCTCGCCATCGGCGCCGGGTCGATGGTGGTCAGCCATGTCAACGACTCGTATTTCTGGGTGGTCTCCCAGTTCGCCGGGATGGATGTGAAGACCGCCTACCGTGCCCAGACCGCGGCCACCGCGGTCCAGGGGGTCACCGCTCTGTCGGCCATCGTGCTGCTCGGGCTGGTGGTGCTGTAG
- a CDS encoding thioesterase II family protein, producing the protein MTSDWLYVPHPATAPTHRLVCLPHAGGGPNFYRRWGPSLGASVELQIVHYPGREMRLDEPLIDDPGWLSERIAGELARTERPGVATLLFGHSMGALLAHRVACVFPVARLILSACAPPTPASDRPRPASRTDAELLAALREQGGTSDAVLADRDLMEMLLPILRNDYLLVDRARATGAPPVAVPVTAVGGDKDASAAPAQIAGWEKLTTGAFEQFTLPGGHFYLMERQEEFLELLRARARPAADTAVPPSPR; encoded by the coding sequence GTGACCTCCGACTGGCTGTACGTACCGCACCCGGCGACCGCGCCGACGCACCGGCTGGTGTGCCTGCCGCACGCCGGGGGCGGCCCCAACTTCTACCGGCGCTGGGGCCCGTCGCTCGGCGCTTCGGTGGAACTCCAGATCGTGCACTACCCGGGGCGCGAGATGAGGCTGGACGAGCCGCTGATCGATGACCCCGGGTGGCTGTCGGAGCGGATCGCCGGGGAACTGGCCCGCACCGAACGGCCCGGTGTCGCCACGCTGCTGTTCGGGCACAGCATGGGGGCGCTGCTCGCCCACCGGGTGGCGTGCGTGTTTCCGGTGGCGCGGCTGATCCTCTCGGCGTGCGCGCCGCCCACCCCGGCATCCGACCGCCCCCGGCCCGCGAGCCGCACGGACGCGGAACTGCTGGCGGCGCTGCGCGAGCAGGGCGGCACGTCCGACGCCGTCCTCGCGGACCGCGACCTGATGGAGATGCTGCTGCCGATCCTGCGCAACGACTATCTGCTGGTGGACCGCGCCCGTGCCACGGGGGCGCCCCCGGTGGCGGTACCGGTGACGGCCGTGGGCGGCGACAAGGACGCCTCCGCCGCGCCCGCGCAGATCGCCGGCTGGGAGAAGCTGACCACCGGCGCCTTCGAGCAGTTCACCCTGCCCGGCGGCCACTTCTACCTGATGGAACGGCAGGAGGAGTTCCTGGAGTTGCTGCGGGCACGCGCCCGGCCAGCCGCTGATACAGCGGTACCGCCGTCACCGCGATGA
- a CDS encoding mycofactocin-coupled SDR family oxidoreductase, which yields MRLSGLTAVITGAARGLGRECAVTFAEHGADLVLLDVGQDLDQVPYPLGSAGQLAHTARLCEERGAAVLSVTADVRDPAAVTDAVEQALDRFGTVDVLVNNAGIAAPSGRAAHEISEEQWAVMIDTDLSGAWRMTKAVAPTMIARQSGSVINISSTAGLVGYRHFAGYVAAKHGLIGLTKAAALDYAPHRVRVNALCPGSVRDDPAVEGRMLSEIARSLEVPVADHEKTFVQSQPMNTLIEPSDIAGAALWLAGPDSPQVTGSVLTVDGGFTAR from the coding sequence ATGCGGCTGAGCGGGCTCACCGCCGTCATCACCGGGGCGGCCCGCGGCCTGGGCCGCGAGTGCGCCGTCACCTTCGCCGAGCACGGCGCGGACCTGGTGCTGCTGGATGTCGGGCAGGACCTGGACCAGGTGCCCTATCCCCTCGGTTCCGCCGGGCAACTGGCCCACACGGCCCGGCTGTGCGAGGAGCGCGGCGCGGCCGTGCTGAGCGTGACGGCGGACGTACGGGACCCGGCCGCGGTCACGGACGCGGTCGAGCAGGCCCTGGACCGTTTCGGCACCGTGGACGTCCTGGTCAACAACGCCGGGATCGCGGCGCCTTCGGGGCGCGCCGCGCACGAGATCTCCGAGGAGCAGTGGGCGGTGATGATCGACACCGATCTCTCCGGCGCCTGGCGGATGACGAAGGCCGTGGCCCCCACCATGATCGCGCGGCAGTCCGGCAGCGTCATCAACATCTCCTCCACGGCCGGCCTCGTCGGCTACCGGCACTTCGCGGGCTACGTCGCCGCCAAGCACGGCCTGATCGGGCTCACGAAGGCCGCCGCGCTGGACTACGCCCCGCACCGGGTGCGGGTCAACGCGCTGTGCCCCGGCTCGGTACGCGACGACCCGGCCGTCGAAGGGCGGATGCTGTCCGAGATCGCCCGCTCGCTGGAGGTGCCGGTCGCCGACCACGAGAAGACGTTCGTGCAGTCCCAGCCGATGAACACCCTGATCGAGCCGTCCGACATCGCCGGTGCCGCGCTGTGGCTGGCGGGCCCGGACTCCCCGCAGGTGACCGGATCCGTTCTCACCGTCGACGGCGGTTTCACCGCCAGGTGA
- a CDS encoding FUSC family protein codes for MSASTEGRATLAGKMSSRLSEMFALDPAGPNWARGVAALDIALVPLLVFWSIGHQEYLVSAIFGLLFSALDDPGGGIRFRVSRVATFGLLGAGVTALGFAMAGAAWFWLVLVSFGVTLTASLAAVFGARAFATALLLNLWFVLSLGHGFSFHQTAHLTSHLWAQVVAWAGGSALWIAVLLLGRLIHGRGARSRPVPELPGDTLRRPLTSPRVAFAAVRAVALAGTVALAFGLNLSHGYWMTIAAMVAMKPSLEQTTLVASQRLVGASIGSAAAIVLLLIPAGEHGRQLYTVERGLEVVALVLLMHGVAFYFWNYTLYTAVIAAAVLLLVNIPHPSDYAAEGYRVLWTVCGVGIGVLTMLLAGLLARRTATEQAEQPS; via the coding sequence ATGAGCGCGAGCACAGAAGGACGGGCCACGCTCGCGGGGAAGATGTCGAGCCGGCTGTCGGAGATGTTCGCGCTCGACCCCGCCGGGCCGAACTGGGCACGCGGCGTGGCCGCCCTGGACATCGCCCTGGTGCCACTGCTCGTCTTCTGGTCGATCGGGCACCAGGAGTACCTGGTCAGCGCGATCTTCGGCCTGCTCTTCTCGGCGCTGGACGACCCCGGGGGCGGTATCCGGTTCCGGGTCTCGCGCGTGGCGACCTTCGGACTGCTGGGCGCGGGGGTGACGGCGCTGGGGTTCGCCATGGCGGGGGCCGCGTGGTTCTGGCTGGTGCTCGTGTCCTTCGGCGTCACGCTGACCGCGAGTCTGGCGGCGGTGTTCGGGGCACGCGCCTTCGCCACGGCGCTGCTGCTGAACCTGTGGTTCGTCCTCTCCCTGGGACACGGCTTCAGCTTCCATCAGACGGCTCACCTCACCAGCCACCTCTGGGCCCAGGTGGTGGCCTGGGCCGGGGGATCTGCCCTGTGGATCGCGGTGCTGCTCCTCGGTCGGCTGATCCACGGACGCGGGGCGAGATCGCGCCCGGTCCCCGAACTGCCCGGTGACACCTTGCGGCGGCCGCTGACCTCGCCGCGGGTGGCGTTCGCGGCAGTCCGCGCCGTCGCCTTGGCCGGCACCGTCGCGCTCGCCTTCGGACTGAACCTGTCGCACGGTTACTGGATGACCATCGCGGCCATGGTGGCGATGAAGCCGAGCCTGGAGCAGACCACCCTGGTGGCTTCCCAGCGCCTGGTGGGAGCGAGCATCGGTTCCGCCGCGGCCATCGTGTTGCTGCTGATCCCCGCCGGCGAGCACGGACGGCAGCTGTACACCGTCGAACGGGGACTCGAAGTGGTCGCGCTGGTGCTGCTGATGCACGGGGTGGCCTTCTACTTCTGGAACTACACGCTCTACACCGCCGTCATCGCTGCCGCTGTCCTCCTCCTGGTGAACATTCCCCATCCCTCGGACTACGCCGCCGAGGGCTACCGCGTCCTGTGGACGGTCTGCGGCGTGGGTATCGGGGTCCTCACCATGCTCCTCGCGGGCCTGCTCGCCCGACGCACCGCCACGGAACAAGCGGAGCAACCGTCCTGA
- a CDS encoding amino acid adenylation domain-containing protein, translating to MATQLSPSLERAAACHSLLLRLPPAARADTVDGRLARLAEHRPGVIGPRLWRSRGSGAREALRPLRAGGAPLRAVLVENPEGPAELVLVADRCRIPAAELAALADWLTADDPGEPPLAGSRPAREAPAARPATPWGLGDPRRAGRVSTLTRTVRGTDEARLRKATALTLSRYEEEHDGGPGPLHLEFGEARPGRAYTPALAPPLPMSWYWERAADGTHTGHCRYDEGAIAADVAHSFADHLARTATDPDPGAPVLTDDAARAVLALGSTPAPATAPGEPRIDRRIAELARLRPDAPAVSDEDGTLSYRELTERADLLAAGLRALGVTPGSRIGVCLDRSATTVVAFLAVLRTGCAYVPMDPRYPAGRLRHTATDAGVPLVITTGDFPATDGVRTATPEDLATAGARWTEPVTDEAANPPAYVIYTSGSTGRPKGVTVPHGNVTALIRATAPTYGLGPDDVWTFFHSSAFDFSVWEIWGCLLTGGRLIVVPYWVSRSPDDFRDLLAERRVTVLSQTPSAFSQLIEADRRAAPDAARPAPRLVVFGGEPLDPRTLGPWFAEHPPSACRLVNMFGITETTVHVTARTVTPADTVTGTRSVGRALPGWSVSVRDEHGRVLPPGPAGEIWVGGAGVAEGYLGQPELTAERFVTDPLTGERLYRSGDKGRLRPDGGLEHLGRIDSQVKIRGHRVELDEIRAVLLATPQVAGAAVILREGSRSDRADARIDAYAVLRPGATVRQALAECRLVLPDYMVPGTLTEVPEIPLTLNGKLDTARLPQPRAAHAGERPEPAPRPAADDLAATVLKLWAHHLDLAEVRPDDNFFEIGGNSLLVIRVLAELRDLGLPKVSMPEFYRHADAGRFIELLRSRHTSGDGEGPAA from the coding sequence ATGGCCACACAGCTCTCCCCCTCCCTCGAACGCGCCGCCGCCTGTCACAGCCTGCTGCTCCGGCTGCCGCCTGCGGCGAGGGCCGACACGGTGGATGGCCGGCTGGCCCGGCTGGCCGAGCACCGGCCCGGCGTCATCGGCCCGAGGCTGTGGCGTTCCCGAGGCTCCGGGGCGCGGGAAGCCCTGCGGCCACTGCGCGCGGGCGGGGCGCCGCTGCGCGCGGTGCTGGTGGAGAACCCGGAGGGCCCGGCCGAACTCGTTCTCGTCGCCGACCGGTGCCGGATACCGGCGGCGGAACTCGCCGCGCTGGCCGACTGGCTGACCGCCGACGATCCGGGCGAGCCGCCCCTGGCCGGCTCCCGGCCGGCCAGGGAGGCGCCGGCCGCCCGGCCGGCCACCCCCTGGGGCCTGGGCGACCCGCGCCGGGCCGGCCGCGTCTCCACCCTCACCCGCACCGTGCGCGGCACCGACGAGGCACGGCTGCGGAAGGCCACCGCGCTGACGCTCTCGCGCTACGAGGAGGAGCACGACGGCGGCCCGGGCCCGCTGCACCTGGAGTTCGGCGAGGCGCGGCCCGGCCGCGCGTACACCCCGGCCCTGGCCCCGCCACTGCCGATGAGCTGGTACTGGGAACGCGCGGCGGACGGCACCCACACCGGACACTGCCGGTACGACGAGGGCGCCATCGCCGCCGACGTCGCCCACTCCTTCGCCGACCACCTGGCCCGTACCGCCACCGACCCGGACCCCGGTGCCCCGGTGCTGACCGACGACGCGGCCCGCGCCGTCCTGGCGCTGGGCAGCACTCCGGCACCCGCCACCGCTCCCGGTGAGCCGCGCATCGACCGCCGCATCGCCGAACTCGCGCGGCTGCGGCCCGACGCGCCCGCCGTCAGTGACGAGGACGGCACGCTCTCCTATCGTGAACTGACGGAACGCGCGGATCTGCTGGCCGCCGGACTGCGGGCGCTCGGCGTCACGCCGGGCAGCCGGATCGGTGTCTGCCTGGACCGGTCGGCCACCACGGTCGTCGCCTTTCTGGCCGTGCTCCGGACGGGCTGCGCCTACGTGCCGATGGACCCGCGCTACCCGGCCGGACGGCTGCGCCACACCGCCACGGACGCGGGTGTGCCGCTGGTGATCACCACCGGGGACTTCCCCGCCACGGACGGAGTCCGTACGGCCACCCCCGAGGACCTGGCCACGGCCGGCGCCCGGTGGACGGAACCCGTCACCGACGAGGCCGCGAACCCGCCCGCGTACGTCATCTACACCTCCGGATCGACCGGCCGTCCCAAGGGGGTGACCGTGCCCCACGGCAATGTCACCGCGCTCATCCGCGCCACCGCTCCCACGTACGGGCTGGGCCCGGACGATGTGTGGACCTTCTTCCACTCCAGCGCCTTCGACTTCTCCGTCTGGGAAATCTGGGGCTGCCTGCTCACCGGCGGCCGGCTGATCGTGGTGCCCTACTGGGTGAGCCGTTCCCCCGACGACTTCCGGGATCTACTGGCCGAACGCCGCGTCACCGTGCTCAGTCAGACCCCGTCCGCGTTCTCCCAGCTGATCGAGGCCGACCGCCGCGCCGCCCCGGACGCGGCGCGGCCCGCCCCTCGCCTGGTGGTCTTCGGCGGCGAACCGCTCGACCCCCGGACGCTCGGCCCGTGGTTCGCCGAACACCCGCCGTCGGCCTGCCGGCTGGTGAACATGTTCGGCATCACCGAGACCACCGTCCATGTCACCGCCCGCACGGTGACCCCCGCCGACACCGTGACCGGCACCCGCTCGGTGGGCCGCGCCCTGCCCGGGTGGTCGGTCTCCGTCCGCGACGAACACGGCCGGGTGCTGCCACCGGGCCCCGCCGGCGAGATCTGGGTGGGTGGCGCCGGAGTCGCCGAGGGGTACCTGGGACAGCCGGAGCTGACCGCCGAGCGGTTCGTCACCGACCCGCTGACCGGGGAACGCCTCTACCGCAGCGGGGACAAGGGGCGGCTGCGCCCGGACGGCGGCCTGGAGCACCTGGGCCGGATCGACAGCCAGGTGAAGATCCGCGGGCACCGCGTCGAACTCGACGAGATCCGGGCAGTGCTGCTGGCCACCCCCCAGGTGGCCGGGGCCGCGGTGATCCTGCGAGAAGGCAGCCGGTCGGACCGGGCCGATGCCCGGATCGACGCGTACGCCGTGCTGCGGCCGGGCGCGACGGTACGCCAGGCCCTGGCCGAGTGCCGTCTGGTGCTGCCGGACTACATGGTGCCCGGTACTCTCACCGAGGTGCCGGAGATCCCGCTGACCCTGAACGGCAAACTCGACACCGCCCGGCTGCCCCAGCCGCGCGCCGCCCACGCGGGCGAGCGGCCCGAGCCCGCCCCGCGTCCCGCGGCGGACGACCTGGCGGCCACCGTACTGAAGCTGTGGGCCCACCACCTGGATCTCGCCGAGGTGCGGCCGGACGACAACTTCTTCGAGATCGGCGGGAACTCGCTGCTGGTCATCCGGGTGCTCGCCGAACTGAGGGACCTGGGCCTGCCGAAGGTGTCCATGCCCGAGTTCTACCGCCACGCCGACGCCGGCCGTTTCATCGAACTGCTGCGCTCCCGGCACACCTCGGGCGATGGGGAAGGACCGGCCGCGTGA